One Malania oleifera isolate guangnan ecotype guangnan chromosome 10, ASM2987363v1, whole genome shotgun sequence genomic region harbors:
- the LOC131166112 gene encoding putative UDP-rhamnose:rhamnosyltransferase 1, giving the protein MASPLHVVMLPWSAFGHMIPFHQLAIALAEAGVHVSFVSTPRNIQRLPKLPPHLSSLISFVQFPLPTLGDEHQLPEGAEATVDIPAEKIQYLKVAYDLLQHPFRQFVAESLPDWIIIEFSAYWAAEIAREHQIPIIHFSVFSAATRTFCGTPEYLVGEGQRRLRPSPESLTSPPEWVTFPSPVALRNYEAIGFHASFFGQNASGITDAERAAKTFSACQALAIRSCNEYEGEYLDLLQKTVQKPVIPVGLLPPEIKDTEGDWSEISKWLNEQEPRSVVFVGFGSECKLSKDQVYEIAYGLELSDLPFLWALRKPSWAATDLDALPPGFSHRTSKKGTVFMAWAPQLQILAHTSIGGSLFHGGWGSIVETLQFGHCLVVLPFILDQGLNARLLVHKGLAVEVERQKDGSFTREDIASSLRLAMASPEGEPLRVRAREAAAVFGKHKLHRDHYINCFVQHLQSGARK; this is encoded by the coding sequence ATGGCAAGCCCTCTGCATGTAGTAATGCTTCCATGGTCGGCCTTTGGCCACATGATTCCATTCCATCAACTTGCCATTGCCCTGGCCGAAGCTGGAGTCCATGTTTCCTTTGTGTCAACTCCAAGGAACATCCAAAGACTCCCCAAACTTCCACCCCATTTATCATCTCTGATAAGTTTTGTGCAGTTTCCATTGCCAACTCTGGGCGATGAACACCAATTGCCAGAGGGTGCCGAGGCAACGGTTGACATACCTGCCGAGAAAATTCAGTACTTAAAGGTCGCCTACGATCTCCTGCAACATCCCTTCAGGCAGTTTGTCGCGGAAAGCTTACCCGACTGGATCATAATTGAATTCAGCGCTTACTGGGCTGCTGAGATTGCAAGAGAACATCAGATTCCGATCATCCATTTCTCTGTTTTCTCTGCCGCCACACGTACATTCTGtgggacacccgaataccttgtTGGGGAAGGCCAAAGGAGACTTCGGCCATCGCCGGAGAGCCTTACATCACCACCAGAATGGGTAACTTTTCCATCGCCAGTAGCCCTTCGCAATTATGAAGCGATTGGCTTTCACGCAAGCTTCTTTGGACAGAATGCTTCTGGCATAACCGATGCTGAACGTGCCGCTAAGACCTTCAGTGCATGCCAAGCTTTGGCCATCCGCAGCTGCAATGAGTATGAAGGTGAGTACCTAGATTTACTCCAAAAGACTGTACAAAAGCCAGTCATTCCTGTAGGTTTGCTCCCACCGGAAATAAAAGACACAGAGGGGGACTGGAGTGAGATCTCTAAGTGGCTCAATGAACAAGAACCCAGATCAGTTGTGTTTGTTGGGTTTGGCAGCGAGTGTAAGCTGAGCAAGGATCAAGTTTACGAGATAGCCTATGGGTTAGAGCTCTCTGATTTACCCTTCCTTTGGGCCCTTAGAAAACCCAGTTGGGCAGCCACGGATCTTGATGCTCTACCCCCCGGTTTCAGCCACCGGACTTCCAAAAAAGGAACGGTGTTCATGGCATGGGCGCCGCAGTTGCAAATTTTGGCACACACATCCATTGGAGGATCTTTGTTTCATGGGGGTTGGGGTTCTATAGTAGAAACCCTGCAATTTGGGCATTGTCTGGTTGTCTTGCCTTTCATCCTTGATCAAGGACTGAATGCCAGGCTGCTGGTACATAAGGGTTTGGCTGTGGAAGTGGAACGACAAAAAGATGGGTCATTTACCAGAGAGGACATTGCGAGTTCTCTGAGACTTGCCATGGCTTCTCCGGAAGGAGAGCCACTGAGGGTTCGTGCAAGAGAAGCTGCTGCAGTTTTTGGGAAACATAAGCTACATCGTGACCACTACATCAACTGTTTTGTTCAGCATCTGCAATCAGGCGCTAGGAAGTGA